TTCATCGAGTTGAAAGCCAAGCTGTTTTAATATCTGCTGGATATCATCATATAAAACGCTAATGGTTTCAGGTACTTCAAGATTATCCTTGATTGACGATACAAAATTAGCTTGAATTTCGGAATTATCCAGCTGTTTGGCAATAAATGGCCAAGAAATATATATCAAAAATAAAATAGCGATTAATCTAAGAAAACGAAACATAATATTCCTCCAATTCTATTAGGAGTATAGCCAATTTCGCTTAACTGTAAAATAAATTAGCTTTGAAATCAAGATTAATTTTCGTTATCCTGATTATATCTGCGATAAACAGAAAATATCTGCGTTAATTAAATTATATCTGCGTTAAATCAAATATATCTGCGATGCTCAAAAATTTAAATGTCAGGCACAAAACTTAGTGCCTGACATTTTATATATACCGCTAATTATATTTCAAGGATAATTGGTAGAATCATCGGTTTTCTCTTCGTATGTTTAAATAAATACTGACCGACAGACTTTTTAATATTATTCTTCATGACGTTCCACTGGCGAATATTGTCTGCTTCTAATTCAAGAATCACTTTCTTAACAAGGCGGTTTATTTCTCTTATCAAATCCTCTGATTCCTTTACATACACAAATCCACGTGTAATCGTATCAGGACCCTGAATAATTTTTCGATCGGATTTGCTGATGGTTAAAACAACAACGAGCATCCCATCTTCAGAGAGTTGTCTGCGGTCACGTAAGACAATTTCCCCAACATCGCCAACGCTAATTCCATCTACATATGTGTCTCCTGCTGGAATACTTCGAGTTTGACGAGCAACAGAATTTTCAATATCCACCACATCACCATTTTTAATGATAAACGTATTCCCTTTTTCTACACCAACCGATTCGGCTAACTGCCGGTGATGATGGAGCATTCTATATTCACCATGAATCGGGATAAAATAGGTTGGCTTCATTAACGTTAGCATGAGTTTTAAATCTTCCTGGTAGCCATGACCTGAAACATGCATACCGGTTGAGCTTCCTGAGCCATAAATAACCTTAGCTCCAAGTTGGAATAAGTTGTCGATGATTCGAGAAACCCCCTTCTCGTTACCAGGTATAGGCGAAGCAGCTAAAATAACGGTATCCCCAGGGTAAATCGTTGCATCCCGATAATTTCCTGTTGATAGTCGTGCAAGGGCAGCATTAGGTTCGCCTTGACTTCCTGTACACAGAATCACGACCTTGTCAGGAGGAAACTGTTCAATTTCATTTGCACTTATCAGCATTCCATCCGGAACATTTAAATACCCACGCTCAAGTGCAACATCAACCACGTTCACCATACTTCGTCCAAGAAGTGCAAGCTTACGATTTGTTTTTATTGCTGCTTCCACGACTTGTTGAACACGGTTAACGTTTGATGCAAAAGTGGAGAGGATAATTTTTCCCTCTGCCTTCATAAAAGCCTCCACTAAATGTTCTGCGACCATTTTCTCGGAAGGAGATAAACCTTTCCGCTCGGCATTGGTACTTTCGGAGATTAAAGCAATAACACCTTGTTGGCCAATCTGTGCCATTTTATGAATATCACTATACTGGTCATTTGACGGTGTTAAATCGAATTTAAAATCACCGGTATGAACGACATTTCCCTCTGGTGTATGAAATACAATTCCAAGACAATCAGGAATGCTATGACTTACTTTGAAAAAGGAACAACGGATTTCCCCAAACTCAAGTGTGGATTCCGAATGGATCGTTACAAGCTCACTATCCCTAAGTAACCGATGCTCTTCTAACTTTAATTCAATTAATCCTAATGTAAATCGAGTGGCATATATTGGAACATTTAATTTTTTCAAAAAGAAAGGAATACCGCCAATATGATCTTCATGTCCATGAGTCACAATCATTGCTCGGATTTTATGTTGATTATCCTCTAAATAAGTCATATCAGGGATAATCAAGTCAATTCCCATTAAACTTTCGTCTGGAAATTTACCCCCGCAATCAATCACCAAAATATCGTCTCCATATTCGATTACATACATGTTCTTACCAATTTCATTGATTCCGCCTAAGGCGAAAATAGACAATTGTTTTGTTTCTGTTTTCATATAAATTACCTCCCGAATACTTGTAGATTGTTTTATTATCCCCCTATAGAAGGTGAGTATGTTTAAGAAGTAATTTTATTAAAAAAGATATTTCGTAATTTTTAAAAAATATATTGATTTTTGGAAAAATAACAATTAAGATATGATTTATAGTAATCCTATTGAGTTAATCGGAATTAAAACAAAACAGTTTATCCCATTTCCATATTGATTCCAAAACCACTATGGAACATTTTTATCAGTGAATGTTGACCAAATTACTCAACATTAAAGAGGAGGTTTGAAATGAAGGTATCAAGCAGGGGTGAATACGCACTAAGAGCATTAATCTTGCTAGGAAACTATAAAGGAAAAGTACTCAGCATTCAGGAAATTTCTGAAAAAACCCTTGTTAGTATTAACTACCTGGAACAAATCCTTCTTCAATTAAAAAAACTTGGGTATGTAGTCAGTAAACGTGGTGCAAAGGGTGGCTACTTACTCTATGGAGAACCAACAGATATTAATATTGGTGAAGTAATCCGTGATCTAGAGGGACCTTTGTCTCCAATGAGCTGTGCCTCTATTACTAAATACGAACCATGTCCTTTAGAGGGGGGATGTCAACTAAAGCCGTTGTGGTCTTTAGTTCGAGATACAATTGCTTTTGTCTTAGAACGAACAACACTGGAAGATTTACTGACAAACCAAATTTCAAAGCTGGAAGGAGAGGATTTTGTTGTCGTTAAAAGGACGTCTAGATCAACAAGTGATGGAAAAAATAGCTAGTTTGCTAGAGGGTTTGGAATTTGGAACGGTTCAGATTACGGTTCATGATTCACAAATCACGCAAATTGATCGCTTAGAGAAGCATCGGCTTCCCGTACAGAATAAAACGAGTGTAACTTCATTTCCAAACAAAACAAAAAGCAGGCTGGAAAAATGAATAATTGCCGATCGGACAGCCGAAGGCCCTTTAGTTTCTTGTACATGTGCTATGTACGCGTATTTACTAATGGGGCTTTTTTTATTGGAAAAAGCCTACAAAAAAAGTAGAGGGGTCAAATAAAATGATGAAAAAAACTTGGTTAACGCTATTATTCTTAACTTTACTCTTATGGGCTGCGGGATGCTCGAATCAAAGTGCAACAACTGAGAAAGAAACTGAAGCATCAGGGACTGAAGAATCAGTTAAAAAAGAAATTGAACTTTTAAATGTATCATACGATCCAACAAGAGAATTTTATGAAGAATTCAACGCAAGCTTTGCAGCCTATTGGGAAAAAGAAAAAGGACAAAAAGTTACCATTAACCAATCACATGGAGGTTCGGGTAAGCAATCCCGCTCCGTCATTGATGGTCTTGAAGCGGATATCGTGACGTTGGCACTAGCCTATGATATCGATGTAATCGCTGAAGCAGGGAAGTTTCCAGAGAATTGGCAGGAAAGACTAGATAATAACAGCTCACCATACACATCAACGATTGTATTTCTTGTTAGAAAAGGCAACCCAAAAGGCATTAAAGACTGGGATGATCTCGTGAAAACAGATATATCTGTAATCACCCCAAATCCTAAAACATCTGGCGGTGCGAGATGGAATTACCTTGCTGCCTGGGGATATGCCTTAGAACAGAATAACGGAGACGAAGCGAAGGCTAAAGAGTTTGTAACCAAACTGTTTAAAAATGTACCTGTTCTAGATTCTGGTGCACGCGGCTCTACAACTACTTTCGTCGAAAGAGGAATTGGGGATGTATTAATTGCATGGGAAAATGAAGCATTCTTAGCTTTAAATGAGTTAGGTAAAGATGAATTTGAAATTGTCGTCCCTTCCATCAGTATTCTAGCTGAACCGCCTGTTACGGTTGTGGATGAAAATGCTAAGAAACATGAAACAGAGGAAGTCGCAAAAGCATATTTAGATTATTTGTATACAGAGGAAGGACAGGAAATTGCCGCTAAGAACTATTACCGCCCACGTTCTGAAGAGGTAGCCAAAAAGTATGCTGATCAGTTCCCAGAAATTAACCTATTTACCATTGATGAGGTTTTTGATGGATGGAAAAATGCGCAAAAGACACATTTTGACGATGGCGGAGTCTTTGATGAGATATACAAACCGTAAAGTTAAAGGAGAGTTTCAACGTGGTTACTAAAAGAAAGCAACATCGTGTTTTGCCGGGATTTGGTCTATCTATGGGGTACACACTGATTTATCTAAGTCTAATCATTTTGATTCCGATTGCCGTCCTATTTTTAAAAGCAACGACAATCAGCCTCGCAGAATTTTGGGAGACCGTAACCGATGAACGAGTAGTTGCTTCCTATAAATTAACGATTTATACATCGTTTATTGCTGCATTTGTAAATGCAATATTTGGGACGCTGATCGCCTGGGTATTGGTAAGATACGAGTTTTATGGAAAACGAATCATTGACGCGTTAGTCGATTTGCCTTTTGCTTTACCAACTGCGGTTGCGGGTATCGCCCTTACCACCATTTATGCACCAAATGGCTGGATCGGGCAATACTTTGAATCCATCGGGATAAAGGTAGCTTATACACCACTCGGTATCATGATTGCCTTAACGTTTATCGGACTTCCCTTTGTCGTCCGGTCTGTCCAGCCAGTATTGCAGGATTTGGACCAGCAATATGAGGAGGCTGCTGCTACACTTGGAGCAAATCCTCTGCAAATCTTTGTCAAAATTATTTTTCCAGCCATATTCCCAGCCATCTTAACAGGCTTTGCCCTTGCGTTTGCAAGGGCTTTGGGCGAATATGGTTCCGTTGTTTTCATATCAGGGAATATGCCTATGAAAACAGAGATTGTCCCATTGCTAATTATTACGAAATTAGAGCAATTCAATTATGCCGGCGCAGCTGCTATCGCCGTTGTGATGCTTGTATTTTCATTCGTTCTATTATTCTTAATCAATTTCTGGCAATGGAAAACAACAAAAAAATATCAAGTGAGCTAGAGGAGATAGGGGAATATGATGGTTCGAGAAACAACCCTTCATGTGAAAAATGTAAAAGCAAATTCCGAGCCTGGCTTAATAATAAAATGGCTGTTAATCACTATTGCACTAGGCTTCTTAGGAATATTTATTCTCGTCCCGTTAATTGCTGTTTTCACGGAAGCACTGAATAAAGGAATTCAGTTATACTTCGCATCTTTGACAGAGCGTGATGCCTTGTCTGCGATTAAATTAACTTTAATTACAGCTGTGATTACGATACCTGCTAACACAATATTCGGGGTGATAGCGGCCTGGGTAATAGCAAAGTTTGATTTCCGAGGTAAGAATATATTAATCACTTTAATTGACATTCCTTTTGCCGTTTCGCCTGTTATAGCCGGACTCGTTTTTGTTCTGTTGTTCGGCTCGCAAGGCGTATTGGGTCCGTTTTTAGAGGCAAATAATATTAAGATTATTTTTGGAGTACCTGGAATTATTCTAGCAACTATTTTTGTTACCTTTCCATTTGTCGTAAGAGAATTGCTGCCAATCATGCAAGAACAAGGAACCGAAGAGGAACAAGCTGCGATTACTCTCGGGGCAAACGGCTGGCAAATGTTCTTTCGTGTTACTTTACCCAACATTAAATGGGGCTTGCTGTATGGTGTTATTCTTTGTAATGCACGTGCTATGGGTGAATTTGGAGCAGTTTCAGTTGTTTCCGGGCACATTAGAGGATTAACCAATACCATTCCCCTCCATGTTGAAATATTGTATAACGAATACAATTTTACCGCAGCTTTTGCTGTGGCTTCCTTATTGGCATTGCTTGCCTTACTAACATTAATTTTAAAAAGTTTTGTGGAGTGGAAAACAAAAAAACACTAAAAGAGCACTTTCAAAGATAAATTTATTTGTCTTTATACTGGGGGATTGTTGAAATGGGGATTACAATCAAGGACGTGTCAAAGACATTTGGAACCTTTCAAGCCGTCAAAAATGTCAATCTTGAAATTCCAACAGGAGATTTTGTGGCCTTATTAGGGCCATCGGGTTCGGGTAAAACGACTCTCCTGCGACTCATTGCAGGGTTGGAGGGGTTGGATTCAGGAGGAATTTACTTCGATGACGTAGATTATACCTACAAAAGTATTAAAGAACGGAATGTAGGATTTGTTTTTCAAAATTATGCTTTGTTCAAGCATATGACTATTTTTGAAAATATTGCTTTTGGCTTAAAGGTAAGGCCGAGGAAAACACGTCCATCTAAAAATGAAATTGCCGAAAAAGTAAATGAATTATTGAAACTCGTTCAATTAGACCATCTTGCCAATCGCTATCCTTCACAGCTTTCAGGGGGACAGAGACAGCGGATTGCACTGGCGAGGGCTCTCGCAGTAGAACCGGAAGTCTTACTTCTAGACGAACCATTTGGTGCTCTAGATGCAAAGGTTCGTCAGGAACTTCGCCATTGGTTACGAGAAATTCATCAAAAGCTTAACATCACCACAGTATTTGTTACTCATGACCAGGAAGAGGCACTAGAAATGGCAGATACCGTTGTGGTAATGAATCTTGGTGAAATTGAACAAATTGGCTCTCCAGAAGAGGTTTATTCGAAACCTGAGAGCGCATTTGTTTATAGTTTCCTAGGAAGAGTCAACGAATTTCGGGATTCTGAAGGAGCAGGTGAGTCGGAGAGAATCAGTTATATAAGACCACATGAAATTGTTCTGCGTAAAATTTCACAAGGGGACAGCATCGTGTCAGAGGTTTCACACATCCATGTGATTGGATCAACCGTAAGAATCGAGTTAAGACGCCGTGATACAAATGATTTATTTGAGGCAGAAATGAATGTCGATCAGTATCAGAAAATGAGCCCAGTAAAAAAAGGAGATATCCTTTTTGCTGAATTTAAAAATATCGTTGTATTTGATAAAAATCCGGAAAATAAAATAACCCATTCAGGAAAAAGTGGTATTAGAAATGCTTTAAAAAGCAAATTAATATAGAAGGTAAAGGTGCTAGGAAATCCTGGCACTTATTTTTTTCTCTGAAATTGAGAGGAATCGTTATGATTGAAAAATACATATATTAAGCATAAATTAATAGTAAGAAGCTTTTTCAACGTGGAAACGAATCAAACTAAAGCGCATCGGTACATTAAATAACAAATGGAAGGGCTGATCACATGAAATATAACTTTGATGAGATTGTAAATCGTAGAGGGACCTACTCCATAAAATGGGATGGAGGCCAGATACTTAAAAATATGGGTTTTACTGAAAGATACGATGAAGACACGATTCCGTTATTTACAGCCGATATGGATTTACCTGTTCCCCAACCCTTAATAGAGGCATTACATAAAACCGTGGATCATCGAATTTTTGGTTATTCTGTATTTCCTGATGAGTATTTTGAAGCTGTACAGCATTGGTTTAAAAAGAGACATAATTGGGAGTTCCAAAAGGAAGAAATCGTTTATAGTCCAGGGACAGTTCATGCGTTAAATGTTGCAGTTCGGGCACTTACACAACCAGAAGACGGAGTGATTATCCAACGACCTGTATATCCTCCGTTTACATCCTCGATAAATGCCAATGGAAGAACGCTGTTAAATAATGCACTCATCGCTGATGAGGAAGGTTATTATTCCATAGATTTTGAAGATTTCGAAGCGAAAGCAAAAGATGAAAAAACAAAAATGTTTATTTTATGTAACCCACATAATCCAACAGGAAGAGTATTTAATGAAGATGAACTTAGAAAAATGGCTGCGATTTGTGTGGAAAATAATGTACTGATTATTGCGGATGAAATTCATGGAGATATCATTCGACGAGATCAGACTTTTACTCCAATCGCTAAAGTAGTTCCAGAACATAAAGATCATATCATTACGTTTACAGCGATTAATAAAACCTTTAATTTGGCTGGACTCCACTGTACGAATGTCATTATTACGAACCCAGAATTGCGAAAAACCTATTTTGGTGTAATGGGCATGCATTTACCATCACCCTTTACCGTTTCGGCTCTTCTTTCTGTTTACCATGATGGAGAAGATTGGCTTGAGCAGCTGAAAGAATATATTGATGGCACGATGGAGTGGGCAGTAGGGTATTTGGCAGAAAGGATGCCAAAAGTGAAGGTGCGAATTCCAGAGGGAACCTACATCATGTGGATGGATTTTAGTGCTTACGGAATTTCACCTGACGAAGTTCATGACCGGATCTATAACAAAGCAAATGTCTTATTAGAAGATGGGAAAATGTTCGGAGAAGAAGGTCTGCATCATCAACGGATATGTATTCCTTCACCTAGACCGATGATTAAAGAAGCCTTCGAGAGAATCGCTAGAGAGTTTGAAGACTTAAAATAGGTAAATTAGTTTTACTGGAGGATGGCAGAAAATACTGGCGGATAGCAATATGCTAGCAAGATGATAGCACGAATTACACAAGGTGATATATCTAAAAAAGCACTAAGTTTTATAGGAGTGTTGATATGGTGAGCAGTATGCTTCAAACCTGCACGAACCTTATAAAAAAAGCCCGAAACATTGTCGTCCTTACGGGTGCAGGAATTAGTACCGAATCAGGGATTAAGGATTTTCGTTCACAAACAGGAATTTATCAGATGGCACCTGAATATATCCTTTCACTCGATAATTTTTATCAAAACCCCAAGGGATTTTATCAGTTTGCGGTTGAGAATCTTTACCACCCTGAAGCACTCCCAAATAAGGGACATGAGGTCCTTACACAATGGGAAAACGAAGGAAAAGTTAGCAGCATTATCACGCAAAATATTGATGGGCTCCATCAAAAAGCGGGTTCCAAACAAGTGATTGAATTTCATGGGACCATGAAAACAGCTTCCTGTCAAAATTGCCAA
This Neobacillus sp. YX16 DNA region includes the following protein-coding sequences:
- a CDS encoding NAD-dependent protein deacylase, whose product is MVSSMLQTCTNLIKKARNIVVLTGAGISTESGIKDFRSQTGIYQMAPEYILSLDNFYQNPKGFYQFAVENLYHPEALPNKGHEVLTQWENEGKVSSIITQNIDGLHQKAGSKQVIEFHGTMKTASCQNCQHVYSTEEMINRRNSMDDFYICNHCRTLTEKERYIKPDVVLFGDSGKWFSIDGFNEIINIINQADCLLVLGTSLKVTPFSTFPQYRRQGTPLIIINKGDSPYDRVKDSYVIHNSIGETLTKINNSLNPPIY
- the cysT gene encoding sulfate ABC transporter permease subunit CysT — encoded protein: MVTKRKQHRVLPGFGLSMGYTLIYLSLIILIPIAVLFLKATTISLAEFWETVTDERVVASYKLTIYTSFIAAFVNAIFGTLIAWVLVRYEFYGKRIIDALVDLPFALPTAVAGIALTTIYAPNGWIGQYFESIGIKVAYTPLGIMIALTFIGLPFVVRSVQPVLQDLDQQYEEAAATLGANPLQIFVKIIFPAIFPAILTGFALAFARALGEYGSVVFISGNMPMKTEIVPLLIITKLEQFNYAGAAAIAVVMLVFSFVLLFLINFWQWKTTKKYQVS
- the cysW gene encoding sulfate ABC transporter permease subunit CysW, coding for MVRETTLHVKNVKANSEPGLIIKWLLITIALGFLGIFILVPLIAVFTEALNKGIQLYFASLTERDALSAIKLTLITAVITIPANTIFGVIAAWVIAKFDFRGKNILITLIDIPFAVSPVIAGLVFVLLFGSQGVLGPFLEANNIKIIFGVPGIILATIFVTFPFVVRELLPIMQEQGTEEEQAAITLGANGWQMFFRVTLPNIKWGLLYGVILCNARAMGEFGAVSVVSGHIRGLTNTIPLHVEILYNEYNFTAAFAVASLLALLALLTLILKSFVEWKTKKH
- a CDS encoding ribonuclease J, with the protein product MKTETKQLSIFALGGINEIGKNMYVIEYGDDILVIDCGGKFPDESLMGIDLIIPDMTYLEDNQHKIRAMIVTHGHEDHIGGIPFFLKKLNVPIYATRFTLGLIELKLEEHRLLRDSELVTIHSESTLEFGEIRCSFFKVSHSIPDCLGIVFHTPEGNVVHTGDFKFDLTPSNDQYSDIHKMAQIGQQGVIALISESTNAERKGLSPSEKMVAEHLVEAFMKAEGKIILSTFASNVNRVQQVVEAAIKTNRKLALLGRSMVNVVDVALERGYLNVPDGMLISANEIEQFPPDKVVILCTGSQGEPNAALARLSTGNYRDATIYPGDTVILAASPIPGNEKGVSRIIDNLFQLGAKVIYGSGSSTGMHVSGHGYQEDLKLMLTLMKPTYFIPIHGEYRMLHHHRQLAESVGVEKGNTFIIKNGDVVDIENSVARQTRSIPAGDTYVDGISVGDVGEIVLRDRRQLSEDGMLVVVLTISKSDRKIIQGPDTITRGFVYVKESEDLIREINRLVKKVILELEADNIRQWNVMKNNIKKSVGQYLFKHTKRKPMILPIILEI
- a CDS encoding Rrf2 family transcriptional regulator, translated to MKVSSRGEYALRALILLGNYKGKVLSIQEISEKTLVSINYLEQILLQLKKLGYVVSKRGAKGGYLLYGEPTDINIGEVIRDLEGPLSPMSCASITKYEPCPLEGGCQLKPLWSLVRDTIAFVLERTTLEDLLTNQISKLEGEDFVVVKRTSRSTSDGKNS
- a CDS encoding sulfate ABC transporter substrate-binding protein, which gives rise to MMKKTWLTLLFLTLLLWAAGCSNQSATTEKETEASGTEESVKKEIELLNVSYDPTREFYEEFNASFAAYWEKEKGQKVTINQSHGGSGKQSRSVIDGLEADIVTLALAYDIDVIAEAGKFPENWQERLDNNSSPYTSTIVFLVRKGNPKGIKDWDDLVKTDISVITPNPKTSGGARWNYLAAWGYALEQNNGDEAKAKEFVTKLFKNVPVLDSGARGSTTTFVERGIGDVLIAWENEAFLALNELGKDEFEIVVPSISILAEPPVTVVDENAKKHETEEVAKAYLDYLYTEEGQEIAAKNYYRPRSEEVAKKYADQFPEINLFTIDEVFDGWKNAQKTHFDDGGVFDEIYKP
- a CDS encoding sulfate ABC transporter ATP-binding protein, whose amino-acid sequence is MGITIKDVSKTFGTFQAVKNVNLEIPTGDFVALLGPSGSGKTTLLRLIAGLEGLDSGGIYFDDVDYTYKSIKERNVGFVFQNYALFKHMTIFENIAFGLKVRPRKTRPSKNEIAEKVNELLKLVQLDHLANRYPSQLSGGQRQRIALARALAVEPEVLLLDEPFGALDAKVRQELRHWLREIHQKLNITTVFVTHDQEEALEMADTVVVMNLGEIEQIGSPEEVYSKPESAFVYSFLGRVNEFRDSEGAGESERISYIRPHEIVLRKISQGDSIVSEVSHIHVIGSTVRIELRRRDTNDLFEAEMNVDQYQKMSPVKKGDILFAEFKNIVVFDKNPENKITHSGKSGIRNALKSKLI
- a CDS encoding MalY/PatB family protein, whose protein sequence is MKYNFDEIVNRRGTYSIKWDGGQILKNMGFTERYDEDTIPLFTADMDLPVPQPLIEALHKTVDHRIFGYSVFPDEYFEAVQHWFKKRHNWEFQKEEIVYSPGTVHALNVAVRALTQPEDGVIIQRPVYPPFTSSINANGRTLLNNALIADEEGYYSIDFEDFEAKAKDEKTKMFILCNPHNPTGRVFNEDELRKMAAICVENNVLIIADEIHGDIIRRDQTFTPIAKVVPEHKDHIITFTAINKTFNLAGLHCTNVIITNPELRKTYFGVMGMHLPSPFTVSALLSVYHDGEDWLEQLKEYIDGTMEWAVGYLAERMPKVKVRIPEGTYIMWMDFSAYGISPDEVHDRIYNKANVLLEDGKMFGEEGLHHQRICIPSPRPMIKEAFERIAREFEDLK
- a CDS encoding YezD family protein, whose product is MEKIASLLEGLEFGTVQITVHDSQITQIDRLEKHRLPVQNKTSVTSFPNKTKSRLEK